A region from the Saccharomonospora azurea NA-128 genome encodes:
- a CDS encoding dihydrodipicolinate synthase family protein, which yields MAPDSARRLHGVVPPLVTPLDEHGDVDRASLERLVSFQLDAGVHGVFVGGSSGEIALLDTAQRRAAVEVVVGAVGGAVPVLVGAIDTGTRKVIEHARQAASLGADAVVVTAPFYVQPNDTEIVDHFRHVHAAVDAPVVAYDIPSAVHVGLSADVIAELAAEELVVALKDSSGDLAAFREVLRRTDLPALTGSELFADTAVQVGAAGIVPGLGNVDPHGYVRLYQAARAGEHRTAAREQDRLARLFRIVSVADRSRIGFTAGALGAFKAALAVRGVLAHPATNPPLGPLDAEETHTIAALLDEAGLGPVTAG from the coding sequence GTGGCTCCTGACTCCGCCCGACGTCTCCACGGCGTCGTCCCCCCGCTCGTGACCCCACTCGACGAGCACGGGGACGTCGACCGCGCCTCCCTCGAACGGCTCGTGTCGTTCCAGCTCGACGCCGGTGTGCACGGCGTGTTCGTCGGCGGGTCCAGCGGGGAGATCGCCCTGCTCGACACGGCACAACGCCGCGCGGCGGTCGAGGTGGTCGTGGGCGCGGTGGGGGGAGCCGTCCCCGTGCTCGTCGGAGCAATCGACACGGGCACGCGCAAAGTGATCGAACACGCGCGACAGGCGGCGTCGCTGGGCGCCGACGCGGTGGTCGTCACCGCCCCGTTCTACGTGCAGCCGAACGACACCGAGATCGTCGACCACTTCCGGCACGTCCACGCTGCCGTGGACGCACCCGTCGTGGCCTACGACATCCCGAGCGCCGTCCACGTGGGTCTGAGCGCGGACGTCATCGCCGAGCTCGCCGCCGAGGAGCTCGTGGTGGCCCTCAAAGACTCCAGCGGCGACCTCGCCGCATTCCGCGAGGTGCTCCGGCGTACCGACCTTCCCGCCCTCACCGGCTCGGAACTGTTCGCCGACACGGCCGTGCAGGTCGGAGCCGCGGGGATCGTGCCGGGACTCGGCAACGTGGACCCGCACGGTTACGTCCGGCTCTACCAGGCGGCGCGCGCCGGTGAGCACCGCACGGCCGCGCGGGAGCAGGACCGCCTCGCGAGACTGTTCCGCATCGTCTCCGTCGCCGACCGCTCCCGCATCGGGTTCACGGCCGGCGCACTCGGAGCGTTCAAAGCCGCGCTCGCGGTGCGCGGCGTCCTCGCCCACCCCGCCACCAACCCGCCGCTGGGGCCCCTCGACGCCGAAGAGACGCACACCATCGCGGCCCTGCTCGACGAGGCCGGGCTGGGTCCGGTCACGGCGGGCTGA
- a CDS encoding sialate:H+ symport family MFS transporter, with protein sequence MATTPPDTPSSFRQLSGPQRKAFLAAWLGYLLDGFDFILITLVLTEIATDFELSLTKAATLVSAAFVSRWLGGLALGAIGDRYGRKPAMILAIIAFSVGSALCGFAWDYWSLFLFRAIVGIGMAGEYGASATYVMESWPTSMRNRATGFLLSAYPIGTVLAALAYELIVPVGGWRWLFYAGIVPIALTLYLRRSLPEAAEWEEQVGRRAGTTTSSVLFAAKRRIPNTALALVLSAALVLIFSRLGGAATPYLVGLSVLCFVAFAVQLAGRLWPVMIAIMVTVFCAFLYSWPIQSLLPTYLKTELGYDPGQVSTALTWAGLGYAAGSCLAGMVGDKLGTRRAYVLGLFVSLAFVFPAFALPADNVVLLWVLLFAMQATSQGISGLLPKFIGDHFPTRLRAAGLGFSYNVGALGGAVAPLAGAAIAEDFGSLGSALTTLAVSLTVVVALIIGLDIPARIGRALRVPNDAPALSTPERKTSSGS encoded by the coding sequence ATGGCAACGACGCCACCCGACACCCCCAGCTCGTTCCGGCAACTCAGCGGACCCCAACGCAAAGCGTTCCTCGCCGCCTGGCTGGGCTACCTGCTCGACGGGTTCGACTTCATCCTCATCACCCTGGTGCTCACCGAGATCGCCACCGACTTCGAGCTCTCGCTGACGAAGGCGGCGACACTCGTCTCCGCCGCGTTCGTGTCGCGCTGGCTCGGCGGCCTCGCGCTCGGAGCGATCGGCGACCGGTACGGCCGCAAGCCCGCCATGATCCTGGCCATCATCGCCTTCTCGGTCGGCAGCGCCCTGTGCGGCTTCGCCTGGGACTACTGGTCGCTGTTCCTGTTCCGCGCGATCGTCGGCATCGGCATGGCCGGCGAGTACGGAGCCAGCGCCACCTACGTCATGGAGTCCTGGCCGACGTCCATGCGCAACCGCGCCACCGGATTCCTGCTCTCCGCCTACCCGATCGGCACCGTCCTCGCCGCGCTCGCCTACGAGCTCATCGTGCCCGTCGGCGGTTGGCGCTGGCTGTTCTACGCGGGCATCGTGCCGATCGCCCTCACGCTGTACCTGCGCCGGTCCCTGCCCGAGGCAGCGGAATGGGAGGAGCAGGTCGGCAGGCGTGCCGGGACGACGACGTCCTCGGTGCTGTTCGCGGCGAAGCGCCGCATCCCCAACACCGCGCTGGCACTGGTGCTGTCCGCGGCCCTGGTGCTGATCTTCAGCCGGCTCGGCGGCGCGGCCACCCCGTACCTCGTCGGGCTCAGCGTGCTGTGTTTCGTGGCGTTCGCGGTGCAGCTCGCGGGCCGTCTGTGGCCGGTCATGATCGCCATCATGGTGACGGTCTTCTGCGCGTTCCTCTACTCGTGGCCGATCCAGTCGCTGCTGCCGACGTACCTCAAGACCGAGCTCGGCTACGACCCTGGACAGGTGTCCACCGCCCTGACCTGGGCCGGGCTCGGCTACGCGGCCGGGTCGTGCCTCGCGGGCATGGTGGGCGACAAGCTCGGCACCCGCCGCGCCTACGTGCTCGGACTGTTCGTGTCGCTCGCGTTCGTGTTCCCCGCGTTCGCCCTGCCCGCGGACAACGTGGTGCTGCTGTGGGTGCTGCTCTTCGCGATGCAAGCCACGAGCCAGGGCATCTCCGGCCTGCTCCCGAAGTTCATCGGCGACCACTTCCCCACCCGGTTGCGTGCCGCGGGACTCGGGTTCTCCTACAACGTCGGCGCGCTCGGCGGCGCCGTCGCACCGCTGGCGGGCGCGGCGATCGCCGAGGACTTCGGCAGCCTCGGCTCGGCACTGACCACGCTCGCCGTGTCGCTCACCGTCGTCGTGGCCCTCATCATCGGCCTGGACATCCCCGCACGGATCGGCCGCGCGCTGCGGGTGCCGAACGACGCTCCCGCACTGTCCACACCGGAAAGGAAGACAAGCAGTGGCTCCTGA
- the folC gene encoding bifunctional tetrahydrofolate synthase/dihydrofolate synthase, protein MPSDDQEFPPELTEGENFVAGPLPDDETDAEPVDEAAIDAEARRELLAVEAELNSRWPETKIEPSLTRISTLANLLGDPQRSYPVIHVAGTNGKSSTARMIEALLTRLGLRVGRYTSPHLQLVTERISIDGAPISAETYVNTYRDIQPFMSMVDSAAGDEEPRLSKFEVLTGMAFAAFADAPVEVAVLETGLGGRWDATNIADAQISVLTPVGYDHMEYLGADLHSIAAEKAGIIKPNGVAIVAEQEPDAERALLERAVEVDATVARAGSEFGVLSRDIAVGGQLLNLQGLGGVYDEIFLPLHGLHQAKNAALALAAVEAFFGAGKERKLVVDVVREAFASVETPGRLERVKSAPTVLLDAAHNPHGAAALASTLDEEFAFRRLAAVVGVMADKDAAGILEALEPVVDEIVVSRNSSPRAMPVDELATLAVSVFGEERVTVEPRLDTAIETAVTLVEQPEDPEEPVSGGGVLVTGSVVTAGEARTLFGKEPA, encoded by the coding sequence GTGCCGTCCGACGACCAGGAGTTTCCTCCCGAGCTGACCGAAGGGGAGAACTTCGTCGCCGGTCCGTTGCCGGACGACGAGACCGACGCAGAACCGGTGGACGAGGCCGCGATCGACGCGGAGGCCCGCCGGGAACTTCTGGCTGTGGAGGCCGAGCTCAACTCCCGCTGGCCCGAGACCAAGATCGAACCGTCGCTGACGCGGATCTCCACGCTGGCGAACCTGCTCGGTGACCCGCAGCGGTCGTACCCGGTGATCCACGTCGCGGGCACCAACGGCAAGAGCTCCACGGCGCGCATGATCGAGGCGCTGCTCACCCGTCTGGGACTGCGCGTGGGCCGCTACACGAGCCCGCACCTGCAACTGGTGACCGAGCGCATCAGCATCGACGGCGCACCGATCAGCGCCGAGACCTACGTCAACACCTACCGCGACATCCAGCCCTTCATGTCGATGGTGGACAGCGCGGCGGGCGACGAGGAGCCGAGGCTGAGCAAGTTCGAGGTGCTCACCGGCATGGCCTTCGCCGCGTTCGCCGACGCTCCCGTCGAGGTCGCCGTGCTGGAGACCGGCCTGGGTGGTCGGTGGGACGCCACCAACATCGCCGACGCGCAGATCTCGGTGCTCACTCCGGTGGGCTACGACCACATGGAGTACCTCGGTGCGGACCTGCACTCGATCGCCGCGGAGAAGGCCGGGATCATCAAGCCCAACGGCGTCGCGATCGTGGCCGAGCAGGAGCCCGACGCCGAGCGCGCGCTGCTCGAACGCGCCGTCGAGGTGGACGCCACCGTGGCCAGGGCGGGCAGCGAGTTCGGCGTGTTGAGCCGCGACATCGCCGTCGGCGGGCAGCTGCTGAACCTCCAGGGCCTCGGCGGTGTGTACGACGAGATCTTCCTGCCCCTGCACGGCCTGCACCAGGCGAAGAACGCCGCACTGGCGCTCGCCGCCGTCGAGGCGTTCTTCGGCGCGGGCAAGGAGCGCAAGCTCGTGGTGGACGTGGTGCGCGAGGCGTTCGCGTCGGTCGAGACGCCGGGCAGGCTCGAACGGGTCAAGTCGGCACCGACCGTGTTGCTCGACGCGGCGCACAACCCCCACGGCGCGGCCGCGCTGGCGAGCACGCTCGACGAGGAGTTCGCCTTCCGCCGGCTTGCGGCCGTGGTCGGTGTCATGGCCGACAAGGACGCCGCCGGCATCCTGGAGGCGCTCGAACCCGTGGTCGACGAGATCGTGGTGAGCCGCAACTCGTCGCCGCGTGCCATGCCGGTCGACGAGCTCGCGACGCTGGCCGTGTCGGTCTTCGGGGAGGAGCGGGTCACCGTGGAACCCCGGCTCGACACGGCCATCGAAACCGCGGTCACGCTCGTCGAGCAGCCGGAGGACCCGGAGGAACCGGTGTCCGGCGGCGGTGTGCTCGTCACGGGGTCCGTGGTCACCGCCGGAGAAGCCCGCACGTTGTTCGGCAAGGAGCCCGCATGA
- a CDS encoding ThuA domain-containing protein gives MSRRKRLLSRIGATALGGVLAVGALPAGVATAQEAEFHALLFTKTEGYRHDSIPAGIEMFENLAEENDFTFDHTEDSSVFNDTDLGQYDVIIMFQTSGMVWENDAQREAMQNYVESGGGIAAIHNATDMGIENDFPYWDDLVNAGAHMPSHSPGVLDGTAKVTDHQHPSTEGLPANWDRAEEWYNFDKSMRGEVHVLVSADESTYDPGPDAMGADHPISWCRDVGLARVWATAMGHDTAAYSEDLFVQHILGGVRTAARTVEADCSATVDSAFEKVGLDTNTQAPTAMDITPDGRVFYTEILGRVMMYDPETGSTSTALDLPVYSGGEDGLVGLTVDPDFADNGWVYLYYSPPGDEEINRVSRFTVEGDTISLDSEVPILDIPASRRAEPGHTGGYLTFGPDGNLYIGVGDDTNPFESGGYSPIDEREGRDLFDAQKTSANTNDLRGKILRITPKADGGYTVPEGNMFEPGTEKTRPEIYAMGFRNPFRFTVDVDGTIYMADYGPDAGSADPNRGPDGKVEWNIVKEPGFYGWPYCIGNNIPYNDYDFATGTSGEKFDCANPVNDSPNNTGLTELPAAQEADVWYGYGESEKFPILETGGAAPMGGPVYRYDPDLDSEIKFPEYYDGKPFFYEWARNKIYTITLDEQGGVVNLDPWLTSQQTLAPMDMRFGPDGALYLLEWGGGYGRDNPDSGLYRIEYNQGNRRPVVTVSADPTSGHAPMEVSFSSEGSYDPEETELSYSWNFGDGNTSTEPNPTHTYAENGQYNVQLTVTDATGKSGVGNVTVTVGNTAPSVTVKAPVDGGFFEFGDQVAFDVDVTDPEDGEIDCGEVVVQPALGHDAHAHPMDPINACEGTIETIVDDGHAGANIFYSVDASYTDHGGDGAPALTGRDTVVLQPKHKQAEYFTSSEGIRIVNQEGAENGKRIGDIDDGDWIAFTPVNFAGIDEVSLRASAPDGAGGSVELRAGAVDGPLVAEVEVPSTGGWDEYVELPPVAVTDPGETTELFVVFRGGTSPFDLDSLTFIGDGVAQVDKDGPAVTVSGVEDGASYGDSGSVTVGFEATDDGTGVSSLEATLDGEAVENGAEIPLYTLDLGAHELVVTATDKAGNTTEQKVTFTVTTSSEDLRALVDRFAGEERLGAKTAKELKLKLAVADGLKRFNAVAASVVLHTFVDSVDRKVSDEEVASVLIRDARALIEQWRA, from the coding sequence ATGAGTAGACGCAAGAGACTGTTGTCGCGCATCGGCGCCACGGCGCTGGGTGGCGTGCTCGCCGTCGGAGCACTCCCGGCGGGTGTCGCTACGGCCCAGGAGGCCGAGTTCCACGCGCTGCTGTTCACCAAGACCGAGGGCTACCGGCACGACTCGATCCCGGCGGGGATCGAGATGTTCGAGAATCTCGCCGAAGAGAACGACTTCACGTTCGACCACACCGAGGACTCCAGTGTCTTCAACGACACCGACCTCGGCCAGTACGACGTGATCATCATGTTCCAGACCTCCGGCATGGTCTGGGAGAACGACGCGCAACGCGAGGCGATGCAGAACTACGTGGAGAGCGGCGGGGGCATCGCCGCCATCCACAACGCCACGGACATGGGCATCGAGAACGACTTCCCGTACTGGGACGACCTCGTGAACGCGGGCGCCCACATGCCGTCGCACTCGCCGGGCGTGCTCGACGGGACGGCGAAGGTGACCGACCACCAGCACCCGTCGACGGAGGGACTTCCGGCGAACTGGGACCGCGCCGAGGAGTGGTACAACTTCGACAAGAGCATGCGCGGCGAGGTGCACGTGCTCGTGTCGGCGGACGAGTCGACCTACGATCCCGGCCCCGACGCGATGGGCGCCGACCACCCGATCTCGTGGTGCCGCGACGTGGGACTCGCCCGGGTCTGGGCCACCGCCATGGGGCACGACACGGCGGCCTACAGCGAGGACCTGTTCGTCCAGCACATCCTGGGCGGAGTGCGTACCGCGGCCCGCACCGTGGAGGCGGACTGCTCGGCCACCGTCGACAGCGCCTTCGAGAAGGTCGGCCTGGACACCAACACGCAGGCGCCGACCGCGATGGACATCACCCCCGACGGCCGCGTGTTCTACACCGAGATCCTCGGCCGCGTGATGATGTACGACCCGGAGACCGGCAGCACCTCGACGGCCCTGGACCTTCCCGTCTACTCCGGCGGTGAGGACGGCCTCGTGGGATTGACGGTCGACCCGGACTTCGCCGACAACGGCTGGGTCTACCTCTACTACTCGCCGCCCGGCGACGAGGAGATCAACCGGGTCTCGCGGTTCACGGTCGAGGGCGACACGATCTCGCTCGACAGCGAGGTGCCGATCCTCGACATCCCCGCGTCGCGTCGGGCAGAGCCCGGCCACACCGGCGGCTACCTGACGTTCGGCCCGGACGGCAACCTCTACATCGGCGTCGGTGACGACACGAACCCCTTCGAGTCGGGCGGCTACTCGCCGATCGACGAGCGGGAAGGGCGGGACCTGTTCGACGCGCAGAAGACCTCGGCCAACACCAACGACCTGCGCGGCAAGATCCTCCGCATCACGCCGAAGGCCGACGGCGGCTACACCGTTCCCGAGGGCAACATGTTCGAGCCCGGAACGGAGAAGACACGGCCCGAGATCTACGCCATGGGCTTCCGCAACCCGTTCCGGTTCACGGTGGACGTCGACGGCACGATCTACATGGCCGACTACGGCCCGGACGCGGGTTCGGCCGACCCGAACCGCGGGCCGGACGGCAAGGTCGAGTGGAACATCGTGAAGGAGCCGGGCTTCTACGGCTGGCCCTACTGCATCGGCAACAACATCCCGTACAACGACTACGACTTCGCCACGGGCACCTCCGGAGAGAAGTTCGACTGCGCGAACCCGGTGAACGACTCGCCGAACAACACGGGGCTCACCGAGCTGCCGGCCGCGCAGGAGGCCGACGTCTGGTACGGCTACGGCGAGTCGGAGAAGTTCCCGATCCTGGAGACGGGTGGGGCCGCCCCGATGGGTGGTCCGGTGTACCGGTACGACCCCGACCTCGACTCGGAGATCAAGTTCCCCGAGTACTACGACGGCAAGCCCTTCTTCTACGAATGGGCGCGCAACAAGATCTACACGATCACGCTCGACGAGCAGGGCGGCGTGGTGAACCTCGACCCATGGCTCACCAGCCAGCAGACGCTCGCCCCGATGGACATGCGCTTCGGTCCGGACGGCGCGCTCTACCTGCTGGAATGGGGCGGCGGCTACGGTCGCGACAACCCGGACTCGGGTCTGTACCGCATCGAGTACAACCAGGGCAACCGCAGGCCGGTCGTCACGGTGAGCGCCGACCCGACCTCGGGACACGCGCCGATGGAGGTGTCGTTCAGCAGCGAAGGCTCCTACGACCCCGAGGAGACGGAGCTCTCCTACTCGTGGAACTTCGGTGACGGCAACACCTCCACCGAGCCCAACCCCACGCACACCTACGCCGAGAACGGGCAGTACAACGTCCAGCTCACGGTGACGGACGCGACGGGCAAGTCCGGTGTCGGGAACGTGACGGTGACGGTGGGCAACACCGCTCCGTCCGTGACGGTGAAGGCGCCCGTCGACGGCGGGTTCTTCGAGTTCGGCGACCAGGTCGCCTTCGACGTCGACGTCACCGACCCCGAGGACGGGGAGATCGACTGCGGTGAGGTCGTCGTCCAGCCCGCGCTGGGCCACGACGCGCACGCGCACCCGATGGACCCGATCAACGCCTGCGAGGGCACGATCGAGACCATCGTCGACGACGGGCACGCCGGGGCGAACATCTTCTACTCCGTCGACGCCAGCTACACCGACCACGGTGGCGACGGCGCGCCCGCGCTCACCGGCCGTGACACGGTGGTGCTCCAGCCCAAGCACAAGCAGGCCGAGTACTTCACGTCCTCCGAAGGCATTCGCATCGTGAACCAGGAGGGTGCGGAGAACGGCAAGCGGATCGGCGACATCGACGACGGCGACTGGATCGCCTTCACACCGGTCAACTTCGCGGGAATCGACGAGGTGTCGCTGCGCGCGTCGGCTCCGGACGGCGCCGGTGGTTCGGTCGAGCTGCGTGCGGGTGCGGTGGACGGCCCGCTCGTCGCCGAAGTGGAGGTGCCCTCCACGGGCGGCTGGGACGAGTACGTGGAACTCCCGCCGGTCGCCGTCACGGACCCGGGTGAGACGACCGAGCTGTTCGTCGTCTTCCGGGGCGGCACGAGCCCGTTCGACCTCGACTCGCTGACGTTCATCGGCGACGGCGTGGCGCAGGTCGACAAGGACGGCCCGGCCGTCACGGTGTCCGGTGTGGAGGACGGCGCGTCGTACGGTGACTCCGGTTCGGTCACGGTCGGCTTCGAGGCCACCGACGACGGCACCGGGGTGTCCTCGCTGGAAGCGACGCTCGATGGCGAGGCCGTGGAGAACGGGGCCGAGATCCCGCTCTACACACTCGACCTCGGGGCGCACGAGTTGGTGGTCACGGCCACCGACAAGGCGGGCAACACGACCGAGCAGAAGGTCACCTTCACGGTGACGACGTCCAGTGAGGACCTGCGAGCACTGGTCGATCGCTTCGCCGGCGAGGAGCGCCTCGGCGCGAAGACCGCGAAGGAGCTGAAGCTCAAGCTCGCCGTCGCCGACGGGCTCAAGCGGTTCAACGCCGTCGCGGCCTCGGTGGTCCTGCACACCTTCGTCGACAGCGTGGACAGGAAGGTGTCCGACGAGGAGGTGGCAAGCGTACTGATCCGGGATGCACGGGCGCTGATCGAACAGTGGCGCGCGTGA
- a CDS encoding DUF4233 domain-containing protein, producing the protein MSESASSGAQPAPETPAPPAKDPMKGFRGVQAGTLVLEAIVVGLALPVVAQLGDGLSSVQGWTVGGIAVALLVCAGLLRFPWSIWVILALNVALIAFVVTLPWVTVIGVLFLAVWLWLMWLRRDVARRMAAGRLPGQQATAQDDQPST; encoded by the coding sequence ATGAGTGAGTCAGCCTCGTCCGGCGCGCAGCCGGCACCGGAAACACCCGCGCCGCCCGCGAAGGACCCGATGAAGGGATTCCGCGGGGTGCAGGCCGGGACTCTGGTCCTGGAGGCCATCGTCGTCGGGCTCGCCCTGCCGGTTGTCGCGCAACTCGGCGACGGCTTGAGCAGTGTCCAGGGGTGGACCGTGGGCGGTATCGCGGTGGCGCTGCTCGTGTGCGCCGGGCTGCTGCGGTTCCCGTGGTCGATCTGGGTCATCCTCGCGCTGAACGTGGCTTTGATCGCGTTCGTCGTCACCCTGCCCTGGGTGACGGTGATCGGCGTGCTCTTCCTCGCGGTGTGGCTCTGGCTGATGTGGCTGCGCCGCGACGTCGCCCGCCGCATGGCGGCGGGCCGACTGCCCGGCCAACAGGCGACCGCCCAGGACGACCAACCGTCCACCTGA
- a CDS encoding class I SAM-dependent methyltransferase produces MPFDHNDCYHPLLLRLAPPRARRALDVGCGTGRLARRLAARGLAVEAVDTAEDVVAVAEALGSPGPGSVVYRHADVTTRPLPSRHYDLITCVASLHHMPFATVTTLREALAPGGVLAVLGLAHPSTLRDRVIWHTSVPVNLLANAVVSVADRLGGGEDPVPRAPVGDWDMSLNDVRREAARLLPGSRVRVLPFWRYLLTYRRA; encoded by the coding sequence GTGCCCTTCGACCACAACGACTGCTATCACCCGCTGTTGCTGCGGCTCGCTCCTCCGCGGGCTCGGCGTGCGCTGGACGTGGGCTGCGGCACGGGCAGGCTCGCCCGCAGGCTCGCCGCACGGGGCCTCGCCGTGGAGGCGGTCGACACGGCGGAGGACGTCGTGGCGGTGGCCGAGGCGCTGGGCTCGCCGGGCCCCGGCTCCGTCGTCTACCGGCACGCCGACGTCACCACGCGACCGCTGCCATCGCGGCACTACGACCTGATCACGTGCGTCGCGTCGCTGCACCACATGCCGTTCGCGACCGTGACGACGCTGCGGGAGGCGCTCGCCCCGGGCGGCGTGCTCGCCGTGTTGGGTCTCGCGCACCCCAGCACGCTGCGCGACCGGGTGATCTGGCATACCTCCGTCCCGGTCAACCTGCTCGCGAACGCCGTCGTGTCCGTCGCCGACCGGCTCGGCGGCGGCGAAGACCCCGTGCCGCGGGCCCCGGTCGGAGACTGGGACATGTCGCTGAACGACGTCCGCCGCGAAGCCGCCCGGCTGTTGCCCGGCAGCCGGGTGCGCGTGCTGCCGTTCTGGCGCTACCTCCTCACCTACCGCCGGGCGTGA
- a CDS encoding sugar phosphate isomerase/epimerase family protein, producing MSIVHPVGVNTWVWTSPLDDAALRDRIPVIARAGFDVAELPVENLGDWDPAEAARLLQDHGLDASLVLVMPPGRELVRADRDTVCATQDYLRRCLDIAASLGAPALSGPAYASVGRTWRMTERERAECVREWRDNVAPVLEHAADVGVKLGVEPLNRYETSLFNTVDQTLRAMSGLPACGVALDVYHQNIEERDVAAAIRSAYGRIAHVQVCANDRGTPGRDHFDWPELLAAIGDAGYTGPLCIESFTAHNDSIATAASIWRPLATSQDALAVDGLAFLKEVMFDQPTGP from the coding sequence CTGGGTCTGGACCTCACCGTTGGACGACGCCGCCCTGCGCGATCGCATCCCCGTGATCGCGCGGGCGGGGTTCGACGTCGCCGAGCTGCCCGTGGAGAACCTCGGCGACTGGGATCCCGCCGAGGCGGCTCGGTTGCTGCAGGACCACGGGCTCGACGCGTCACTCGTGCTCGTCATGCCTCCGGGGCGGGAGCTGGTGCGGGCGGATCGGGACACCGTCTGCGCCACCCAGGACTACCTGCGCCGGTGTCTCGACATCGCGGCCTCGCTCGGGGCGCCTGCGCTCAGCGGACCCGCCTACGCCTCCGTGGGGCGCACGTGGCGGATGACCGAGCGGGAACGCGCCGAGTGCGTCCGCGAGTGGCGGGACAACGTCGCACCGGTCCTGGAGCACGCCGCCGACGTCGGGGTGAAGCTCGGGGTCGAACCGCTCAACCGGTACGAGACCAGCCTGTTCAACACCGTCGACCAGACGTTGCGGGCGATGTCCGGCCTGCCCGCGTGCGGGGTGGCGCTGGATGTCTACCACCAGAACATCGAGGAACGCGACGTCGCGGCCGCCATCCGTTCGGCGTACGGGCGGATCGCGCACGTGCAGGTGTGCGCCAACGACCGCGGCACCCCGGGCCGCGACCACTTCGACTGGCCCGAGCTGCTCGCCGCGATCGGCGACGCGGGCTACACGGGGCCGCTCTGTATCGAGTCCTTCACCGCCCACAACGACAGCATCGCCACGGCCGCCTCGATCTGGCGCCCGCTCGCCACGAGCCAGGACGCCCTGGCGGTCGACGGTCTCGCCTTTCTCAAGGAGGTGATGTTCGACCAACCGACCGGACCCTGA
- a CDS encoding YbaB/EbfC family nucleoid-associated protein yields the protein MTSPDDIQAMKDRLRRIRQNPEQALFSEFKGESRSGVVTVWVDMLGRQKRVHIAPGTVRDGDEQWLTDEINSAYAAAAKAATLLDFDLASLASELENAPRLRAHVESTTRPPQESRREERPGDDEFFDGFGVRG from the coding sequence ATGACCAGTCCGGACGACATCCAGGCGATGAAGGACAGGTTGCGGCGGATCCGGCAGAATCCCGAGCAGGCACTGTTCAGCGAGTTCAAAGGGGAGTCCCGCAGTGGTGTCGTCACCGTGTGGGTCGACATGCTCGGCAGGCAGAAGCGGGTGCACATCGCGCCGGGGACCGTGCGCGACGGTGACGAGCAGTGGCTGACCGACGAGATCAACAGCGCGTACGCCGCCGCGGCGAAGGCCGCGACGCTGCTCGACTTCGACCTCGCCTCGCTGGCGAGCGAGCTGGAGAACGCACCCAGGCTGCGGGCTCACGTGGAGTCGACGACGCGCCCGCCGCAGGAGTCGCGGCGGGAGGAAAGGCCCGGCGACGATGAGTTCTTCGACGGGTTCGGGGTCCGCGGCTGA
- the ndk gene encoding nucleoside-diphosphate kinase: protein MSERTLVLVKPDGVERGLVGEVIARIERKGLRLAAMDLRTAERSVAEEHYAEHKDKPFYGDLLDFITSGPLVAIAVEGPRAIAAFRQLAGGTDPVEKATPGTIRGDYALETQYNLVHGSDSPESAERELKLWFPDL, encoded by the coding sequence GTGAGTGAGCGCACGCTCGTCCTGGTCAAGCCCGACGGCGTCGAGCGCGGTCTCGTCGGCGAGGTCATCGCTCGGATCGAGCGCAAGGGCCTGCGGCTGGCTGCCATGGACCTGCGCACCGCCGAGCGTTCGGTGGCCGAGGAGCACTACGCCGAGCACAAGGACAAGCCGTTCTACGGCGACCTCCTCGACTTCATCACGTCCGGTCCGCTCGTCGCGATCGCGGTCGAGGGTCCGCGCGCGATCGCCGCGTTCCGTCAGCTGGCCGGTGGCACCGACCCGGTCGAGAAGGCCACGCCGGGCACCATCCGTGGTGACTACGCCCTGGAGACGCAGTACAACCTGGTGCACGGTTCGGACTCCCCGGAGTCGGCCGAGCGTGAGCTGAAGCTCTGGTTCCCCGACCTGTGA